CTAGTGTAAATAATACATTTTAGGTGCAAAACTAACCTATGTTTTACAACATGTACATATAGTAATAAATATAACTCTGTATTTTGTCTATATACAGATTTAAGGTTGATAAGTTGACATTAAATTTGTTTCGGACATTTAAAGTTTATAGTTCAAATAAGTAGTAGTTATTGTTTTGATATTCGCCAGGTTTTTTGTCTCTCGGAAAACCATTGTCCTATTTCTATTGGTAGGTGAATTCTGGAACGTCAGGTGGTAAAGATAGGTTCACAATTGGCAAAtagaaatatgaaatatatgcacaatttaagataaaattgagaatggaaatggggaatgtgtcaaagagacaacaacccgaccacagagcagacaacagccgaaggccacctatgggtcttcaatgcatcaagaaactcccgcactcggaggcgtccttcagctgacccctaaacaaatatgtatactagttcaatggtaatggacgtcatactaaactccgaattatacaaaagaagctaaaataaaaaatcatacaagactaacaaagaccagaggctcctgacttgggacaggcgcaaaaatgcggcggcgttaaacatgtttttttttttatatctcaaccctccccatacttctagtcaatgtagaaaaaacaggcgcacaacaatatgcacagtaaactcagtttaaggtagcacaatgctatatatttgtttctaacctaaacgatgtaaacgactacgcgcgtagtcgtttaatccatttgtttctaacattttTTAGTCAACGTTGACATCGTTTACGTAAACGATGTACGCGCAAAATAGTCGCGTAGTCGTTGATCGTTTATCGTTGAGACGTGTAAACGATACATTTGTTTCTGCATCTGTCGTTTAAATAATTACGAGCACGTGTTGTTTTCATAAAGTCCTGGTTATTTATTTCCCgcacttttacctgtttgtttacagtgTGTGAGTGTAATCTATTTCTGTCTGACTACGCGGGGTCGGTAAagtttattaaacgatgtatttgtttctagcagcttaacgtttactaaacgatagtcatcgatgacaaaatttcgggttagaaacaaatgcactctAAATGACCTGAGTTTTGGATATCTGCTATATGTTAAATGAATCTAATTGACAGTAATGTTGGGCATTTAATTGTCGTATGACCTTTGTCTGATATGTTGTTATCTAACCTGAAGTATTTTTGGATAACAAAATGCACGTTTTTATCTGCCGTCtataatttttattgttttattattgtccAAATTGTGTAATGCGGAATACCCTTATTTAAGTGCACGTGTTACATTTTTCTTATGATAGTAAAGTTGATATAATTTCACACAAAGTATGTCACGTAGGAGCAGATCTATAACATGTACAGCTACGAAACGGACGAAGGtaaatgttttcctttttgaCCATATATATAGGTCGTAGTTTTCTTTTCAATCTCATTGTACAGTCCTAAGACTAAGGTACAATTTTCCTCTCAAACTGAGAAGTTTGTTATCAGGAGCATTATTCATagttatatgtattttaaattgttGTGACAGATTTATTACTTTTAGGGTTATACATGTACagtatcaggggcggatccagtcattttaaaaagggggggttcctaacccaggacaaaggggggggggtttccaactacatgtccccattcaaatgcattgatcgtcaaaaaaaggggggttccaacccccggaaccccccctggatccgcgcctgagtATATAGAAACAAAGATAATGTTACAGTAGGCTAAGTgcaatttttttgtatatgtattttaatgttttaatatgaaataaaaaagcaACACATGAACAAAGAAAATATATCGATAaaggaagaaaaagaagaaaatagaTTGGTAAGttcattatacatatatatttaaatttcaaattaagaaatttatatgcttattaattaaatataaatataatacatgCATATAACCAAGATCAATTAATCTAGCTGCAAGTTGAAAAAAGACTTTAGATTAATATCtagcaataaaaattaaaaataaattctacaaaatgCTGTTTAAGGGAATGGTGAGTTGTAACCTATAGAGGCCTGAGAGGGGGCTTTGAAATTTCTAAAGAACTTTTAGGGGGGATTCTTACTATGCAGATCAgctcaaataaaaatgaaaaaatacttaattttaacatttttaacatcCATCCTCCCTTTGAAACTCTGCATGTTCTACTGATACAATGTGTAACTTAAAGTGTTATATGTAGATATTTATGTTAAAACATATACATAGATatttagaaaaaagaagaaaaaaggggggcttTAAATGTTTAgtcttttttatgaaaaaaagtatgatttttaccCACTAACGGAGTAGAGGGGGATTGGAAAAATAGTGACATTTTATTTGTCATCCCATACAGTAAACATATAAAAGAAACCATGCAATTCCTGGACCCTTACCATTTTGATTGTTCAATAAGCATTGacatcacaattttttttctttagaatatGAGTGAGGAAACATTTAAAGACCACGAAAATGGATGAAGATGAAGAGAAAGAAGTTAATTATAGATATTGAAACATGAATGTCCCATCATTAAAATCAATCTTTGTACAGGAGAACAATCAGTGGTGCGATTTAACTTTATTtgtgaatttattgaaaaaaaaaacagtaaagaaCATGATAAATTGAAGAACTTCAAAAATATAAAGAGAGATCTAAAAAGTGATTCCAAAATTGTAAATGATAAAACATTTGTGAGTCTAACAGGAATAATTCGGTACTGTTACAACCATGAAAACTCACTTCATATTTCTAAGCAAATTGTGCATGAAGTCAACATTATACTCTCTAAATCTAAAGGAAAAGAACCAATCAAATTAGTTAACAACTCCTCATGTCTTGATTTATATAAAGAAATAGCCAAGAAGAGTTTTAAATATGTTGCCATAGAAGACATATTCTTAAACAACATACAATTTCCAGAAGAcacaattttgtatttatatcatgaatataaGCCACTATTTTTAGAGAAAGAACGGAAAAGAATATGtctttttgaatatcactttcaCTTGTACAACAACGTAAATCTTGAATATGAAGAACTCACACAGCAGAAATGGAAGATTTGGAAAAAGTGTAGATGATGTAGCTAGGCAGTCAAAGCAAACAATACAGATGAAAACTGAGAGGAAGGAGCTCGCCTCAGACTATGAAACTATAAGATTTTGGATTGACAATAAATTTCATTTGGCGAACAAAATTGAGCAAGACATTTGTCAACAGGGTATAGacctgaacatagaaaatatttttgaaaatattgcgTGTTTTGACTGTACACGGAAATGTTCACATGGAGAAGGCATCCATGTAATTGTTGAATTACCAGATATTATCGAGGATTTCAACCTCCACGACATTTCACTTTTAATGAAAAgcacaattaaaaacaaacatagtATTCAATGCTGGTCTGTCATATTTTGTCGACAAACTTCACTGACCAGATACAAAAATTCTAAAGGCAGTTTTAATCGTTTTATACTAAGGGATGATTACATTAATTCACGAATTCATCACCATATAGTGTTTACTCATATTCACCAACAAGAAGACAATGGGATTGAGAGAATTGTAGAAAACTGTCCTTCCTGTGAAACAAAAACACTAGAACCACTAGATTGGAAGTGTTTTAACAACCTGAAAGAATGGCAACTTGGTGTCCCACTGCACATGCagatattatttgaaaattttatcaaTAGCAATTCCATAAAAAAGTCCAAAGATCTTAAAGCTCTTGTTGAACAGAAAATATCATGCGTGTATTCATTATACGATACACTTTTGAATATCTTCAATAGAACCTATATCGGTGTGTTGCAAATCCGAAACACCGAGGAACTTCTGCTGAATTATAGAAATATACAGACAGTGTTTGATATAACATCTGACACAGGTACTACCCTAAGTTTAAAAGAAGCAGAAAGACAATTGAAAGAGAAAGCTGACATTGATCTTTGCTACTACAACACATACTTGAAAAGGCATTCTTTTCCATATGTAACAATTGATGAACAGTCAAAGTCTAGGCTTTGTTTACGTGATTGTGTTCTTGTGTTGATGCTTGACAATTTAGTAAGACTGAGATTTCATAGCGATCCAGATCCTGGTGAAAATAGGTCTCAACAAATCTGTACATTGCCTGTTACTATCAAAGGACTTCCACATGACTCTAATGTAACACGAGATTGGCATGATGACATGTGCGACTTAGTTAATAATTGTAATTGCCGCAAAAGATGcaatatcaataaaacagatGGGTTGAATAGCTTGACAGTTTTGACAGAAGAAGAGAGTTCAGATATAAAGAAGTTTTGTCAGCTTATCCAGTGGTCAATAGTTGAGTGTTGGAAGACCATAAAAATTGGTAAGTACTGATTTCTTTGAGTAAATTATTTACAATTCAGAATGAGGTGAACACTGACTAATGTGCTTTAGGTGTTAAATTATAATGCACAAAATGTTCTCATTTTGGCTacttaaaagataaaatatacgtataagttttacaataaaaaaaaatacaattaatgtTTGTTATAAACACTTATACTTAACATGATTTATCGCATTCCTATATTGTATGTTTCAGAACCATATATCAAGACTCTACTCGCCAAAGTACAACCCTCTATTGAGACGGAGAGGGAAGAACATTCTGAAGGGAATGAGGATACAATAGACTATGATTTTTTCGATGTTTCAATGGCATCACTCCAGATTAATGAAAGTCAGATTCTAGAAACTTCTCTTCAATCATTAGGAGCAGCTTTAAGTGAGCTGGATGTCTCTATTGAAAGTGTAGAGGATGATTTGTTTGAAATAAAGCTACAGAGTTTCGAGGAGGTCAGTCTTAAAACATCGTttcaaatacaacaaaaaatagtcaagaaatgtaaaaaaaaatcatcaacagAAAAACTTGCAAACAAGttaattgtttagtctctagaaaATCATATTTGGATACATTTATACATAAgagtaaagtcacaaaaataccaaactcttaGGAATATTCATAACGGagatccctaatcaaatggcaaaatcaaaatctcaaacacatcaaacaaatggtaAACAACTGTCAGAACACAATTCAATAATAGAACAAAactatcggattttttttttaaaaatatgaatattcattGCCGTTCTATgccttatatttaaaaaattagagAAATCGATTCAAATGAGATAGTGTCAAAAATTAAAACCAaggaaacatattttttaaatgaccTTGACATATGAATCGACAAAATATGATacgaatacatttttttttacaggaaacTCCTGATAATAGTACAGAAATTGAAGACAGAACAGGCATCGAAGAAGATATAACAGATTTGACAAGGGCACTTTTAAATGCTGAGCTGCCATTTGATCCAGAATCTTTCATTCTTGAAGCGGATAAAAGAGATATTGAAGACCTTCATTCTGTTTTTCATGATGAAAGTGTCAACAGTGACGGAGACAATTCTGAAAACaatagtgaaaaaatatatcCAACTTTAATTGAAGCTCTTAACTTTAAGGCATATGATGCACCTTCTCTTCTTTGTAGGCATCCACCACCGTATACTGGAAGAGACGATGATGAATCAAAACTTAGAGAGATTTTAGATGACATTTTGATTAAGTCAGATCAGCAACAAACATACAAAGATGGGCAAAATAGAATATTGTTTGCTCCAGATCATAAAATAGGGAAAAATTTGATATCATTGATGAAGAAATGCTCAAAGTACCAAATATTTCTTCCCGAGTTTCCTATCTTACATTTGCGGAAATCAAGAATTTGTAACATCTTTTCTGGGTATAAGAATGCAGGACTTGTTCATCTTTTAAAGTACATGCGTGATGACAATACAGATGAATGGTCAAAGCTTTTGTCTGAAAGATGTATTGATGATGCAACAACTGTCATTTGGAGATTAAGCCTCTCATTACATTTGAGTTTCTTTTTACAGTTCATTATGCAGTTGCCTTCACAGAAGCTCAAAGAAATAATTAAGGACATGGATGATAAAAACTACAACTTGTTGTCATTCTGGGATAATCAGCTTTGTGATTTTATAGAGCATGGTACTAACAGGAATGCAACATTTACTCTTCACAAAGAAATGATGAACCATTGTGATGAAGTTTTAGCAATTGCATTTTCAGAACGTCTTGGTGGATGCAAGGGATATAGTTTGTTGTTAGCTGCTGTAAAGTCGTCATTGCCCTTTGTTTTTCTTAATGGGGCTTCATCTTATGCAGCTTATACTACACATCTGTTACACGAACACTATACTGCAGGAATGTATCATCAGAAATTGAAAATGGCACTGTACTCTACGCCACACAGGACTGGTACTGTGAATTTCGGCTTGGACTCTCAAAGAGAAATGGACCAAAGGGATGTTGTAAAAGGATTTCGTTCTTGAAGTTCCATCAAGTCCATCATATCACGAATGTTAATCATTAATGAATTAGGCCAAGCACACCTTGAACGAAATCATATTGAAAGTAAATTAAGGCAAAAACTGCCCTTTTCAGTTATTAAGAATACAGACCTAAAGCATGTTATACCATCAGCAGAACTTATATTGAGTAGAAATGGGCTAGAAACTGATGTGAACATTATACCTTACAATGTGTATGCCAAAAAAATACTATGCTGTCTTCTGCTCTCTTGGACTCTACAACATCAGAAATTGGAAGGTATTTGATACAAAAGTTTGTAGCTTCAGAATCTTTATTTGGATGTACAAAGGACGACTTACCAAAAGTAGAAGAAATACTAGGTCCAAAACCATTAGTTGAAAGAGTAAAGAAATCTAAAGGCACAGTCATTTGTCGTACAAAGTTTAAACAAGCATTGCTTGACAAGACTGAGAAAGATATAGCCGAGGAAAAGAGGGTTAAGAAAGTTGCAAAACTAACCAAAACTCTAGATCATCTATCATCAACTATGAATGCTTGTCAAGCTATAGTGAAGCCAGACTGCACAAAGCCCAAAGTCCTAAAAGCTACTGGTATTCAACAAGCCCTTTTAGGTCTATTGCTAAAGATTGTAGATAATCCTGACTTCCAAGTAGACAACATTTCATTAGATACAGTGAAAGAAGCCGATTATGAAAAACTTTCTGAAGCTAAACTTGCATGGATTAGGCAGAAGAAAAGCCCACCAACAGAAATAATGCAAAGTGTTAAAGTAGCAACCATAGAGTTTGCAGGTGTAAAGTTCAAGTGTAAGGTTCCTTCATGGACAGAGtatttaaattttgttgaaaaagcTGTTCTTAAGCCAACACTTGGGATGCTTCCAAGATTAAAAAAGCTAGTTGTATGTGAAGAAAAATATTCTTACACCCCAGATGACCTGAAAGCAGCTACAAGAGAACAGAGGCAAAAAGCAAGAAATTCATCCATTGCACATCTAAAACTAAGTACTGAGTTGATAAATGAGCACAAATTTCAAAAGGAAGCTATTACAAGTACACTAGAAGGAAAGATCCAGATTAGCACATATTTGGCAAAACATGCAGATACACTTAAGATTAATAACAACATAACACTAGACTTTGACAGTGAATATATTCTCCAAGGATGTCAATGTGAGGATGAAAGCGAAAGTTGCCATTGTAAAAGAAATGCTGTTCCTCTGAGATGCAAATATACAGAGGAAAATGGTTTTGAATCTTCAGAAATGTTAACATCTATCCATCAAACTAAAGGTGAGGCAGAAATGGCACAGGTAGACTggatttttgaaattaaacattaaCTTGGCAGTGGGGAGGCTGTAATGAGTATTGTTACATCTGGTGAAATTGATGCTGTTGTTATACATCTTTTTGCACTATCAAGACTTTGGCCAAGAAAAGATGACAGCACTTTTAAAATACCAGTGTACGTCTTTTTACAAAAACCTggcaaaatatttgatttgtattGCATCACTCGAATATTGGAGGTGCTTGAAAAACAGCTGCAGGACAAACATATTGGAATCAAAATTGCATTGGCACTTTGCTTAGGAGGCAATGATTTTATTCCAAAATTTCATGGAATGTCACATAAAAAGATACTTGAAATTTTCTTGAAAACACCTCGACTACGATGCAGTTTGTTTAATATACAATTTGAAGCTGTTCATTCAGTAACAATTGACAGTAGTTTATATAAAGATCTTGTCAAACAACTCCAAATGTCATTAGAAGAAGTAAGGAGATTAACCATCAAGCCTAGACAAAAAAGACAGAACGATCCTCTTGCAAAAAATACTACAGGTCTACAACTTTGGATGACACTTTCATCTGTATTAGACAGACTGGTTCTCCTAATAGGATGTCAGGTTGATTATCTAATGACAGTAGGGAAATCAAATGCTGTTCTACCAAATTTCTTAGAAAGAGGGTGTCTGAGAAAAACCGAATCAGGAGATATAGAATATGATTTGGGACCTGATTCATTTATTGGCGACATAAATGATCTAATATGCTTGAATTCTCCATCAACCGGAAAGgaacaaacaagaaaaagaaaacagaaagaaACACCACAAAAAGGATGCAGAAGAAAACTACCTTTGGCATCAACTCCAAACAAGACACATAAATGATAAACAATATCAATCAAAACAACTCTTATTTACATGTTACTTGTTCTTATCTATTTAGTTTTACGGTATTCATTTGTATTGTCATTAAGTCTTGTTTAAGGAGTTCAAACTTGTCATATAATACGAATGTATTAAATCAAACAGTAATTACTGGACACGTTTATCATTGACTTCTTTGCAATtagtatgttcttttttttttctttagatattgaattttatatcaaatattattactTTATGTTTGTAGATTTAAGAGGGATTTCAACTTAACATTAACACATATAAAACTGAATAAGATTaagaattttattattccaaccacgaaaacaaatgtatgttaaaaatataaattcaaaacatttttcactgttgtaaaataattattatctaattcataaagaaaaatgtatagtttataaaaaaaaaatataaatatccttttaataaaataaaatctttactaaaactTATTGtcttattttatacaaaaagatTTCAGATGTGTAATCAGATATATAATTACTTATTTACACActtaaggtcaagtaacagtaaatgaacgccgtctagcggATTCCGCGAAACATTGCGACGCtttgtacgaattacgtccctttgaccagattttgcaatgttaaaatttCAACCGGCGACTTTTCAATGGGACAACGGTAAATCTGACGGAAAGTATGTATCTTCTAGGAGAATGAACTTGTTTGCTAAAATTGAAGAAATGCTACaggattttaaaaatgaatatgaaaacagtcatGAAGACGATCTTCAAAACGAAAATCAGGTGTTTGAGTTTGGATATCTGCCgaccagttaaaacaagtgtgaaaactTGATCACTGTTGCTCACcactatttctacataattgtgatgAGGAAAATTAGTGCGGTCTCAACAGTATATTgaactctgacacaaaatagtacttttgatgtaattgtttacttaaactaaccaacaaatatgcagaaatgaaacttctggtgaaagggaaatatatttagaccattttgagtcaaattcacttgtctatgagtttgcgttaaaaattcaggattaatgcgctacatagtacactaaattaagatttccagaaaacagggagttattttggtagtacctgtgttttcaagatcagaaatttcatataagactttaaacattggttgaaaattggcatgtagaaaggtgatacatgtacaattcaggatatacctgatTTCCTTGAAGgtgaacttaaggtaaaatatttagatagctgtgaaaattgtaagattcggttgaacagatagggattcgTATTGTAAAATTCATCGAGTAGCGCGGCgtgtatcttgtttacaacaagaaatctgtgagtttatgctaacttaacatacaacaagcgagaattttccatgtctattttttttactgacaagtcccacatcaaatatatcagttcaTAGCTTTTGACCCATACTataattttatgatagacaatttatGGGGAGAATACCACATCAAAAATGTCAAACTCGTATACTtaacagcaactataaaatatacataccCAACGTGtagaaccgtttaaaaagtgcattttacacttattttatgttttttagccaaaaaaagtcCCAAAATTtgttcgcctcgctccgctcgtcGAATTTAAAAAACTTCGCCCCCCTTTGCAAAAtcttggatccgcccctgtattctatatgtagtatgtcaaaactgtccatacaaaaaccctatattcactgggaaaagacatCGTGTAGCAGGAAATAAGCAGAAGGGGGTGCAAGTTTGGGACATTAATACTAAACTTAGTCTTGTACGGTAAGACTAGATATCccctattttgaaaattatcacaccattcggaacaattaaaaatattttcaaagtagcgaaaaggaaatgaaccacataaatTAATACTGGTTATAAATTCTCCGCTGCTGTCAGTCAGTCATATAGATGACACTAAActataatacatttaaatttttaaccttCTTTACGGTTGGAACAAtaatttaaaggggcactagctacgagatatataaaaaatctaaagtttgatttttttctgttcaatcaataatgaaagtgaaatagtgaaataaaaattcgctttttgcagccaaaaaggttcaattttgtcaaattacgctaagaaacattgataattagtaattcacttgcaagtgaatgagtcgacctctttaaatccgtattcatgtgaacttcaatttaacccctatcTAGAGATTGACAatgcatgcattgtacgtgtactggttatttaaagaaaaagaatgtcaacagtGAAAGTGAAACtatggtaaatcatttgattactaattcgatgcacataaaatcattcttatacggttaaaaacaatgagaaacatctatttttaatctataaaataaaatcaaacagacctataaaaatccaattgcacgtgttggtttaatctattcatatctttatttatgtttacatcgcttatatggtcatctgaggtcaaatcggtaggtaattagatggcgtctggacttaaatacacacgaaacgaacctatatagtatctaccccatgctctgtaaactgtttattttagacttttgatagtttggataaatgttttacattgttataaatcaaatatgagaatttgagtcaaatcggtgatcatgaatttgacagctagtgcgcCTTTAATATTTATACAACAGTTTTTAGActttaacaaatgaaaaataaacaaaaatgatgtttcacgatCATTAATCCATCGCTACATTTTGTATTCTGACGTGTTATTTTTgtaatggtgttttctttcacgtccgcaattcTGTTGAAAGtttcgatgttaaaaatagaacacaaatcttttCAATAGATACACGTATAAATAGTTTATGGTTTAAAGAGTTATACATGGAATATTATCCTAATAAAAGAACATTCAGTGGATCCTTGAAAGAATTTTCTTGCTAGTATTGATTCGTATGGTtgtctcctcaaaggaaattgttctatatatatatatataattaaccgaataaaaaataaaagtgtaccctgaaagtagca
Above is a window of Mytilus galloprovincialis chromosome 7, xbMytGall1.hap1.1, whole genome shotgun sequence DNA encoding:
- the LOC143083025 gene encoding uncharacterized protein LOC143083025, which translates into the protein MKNSHSRNGRFGKSVDDVARQSKQTIQMKTERKELASDYETIRFWIDNKFHLANKIEQDICQQGIDLNIENIFENIACFDCTRKCSHGEGIHVIVELPDIIEDFNLHDISLLMKSTIKNKHSIQCWSVIFCRQTSLTRYKNSKGSFNRFILRDDYINSRIHHHIVFTHIHQQEDNGIERIVENCPSCETKTLEPLDWKCFNNLKEWQLGVPLHMQILFENFINSNSIKKSKDLKALVEQKISCVYSLYDTLLNIFNRTYIGVLQIRNTEELLLNYRNIQTVFDITSDTGTTLSLKEAERQLKEKADIDLCYYNTYLKRHSFPYVTIDEQSKSRLCLRDCVLVLMLDNLVRLRFHSDPDPGENRSQQICTLPVTIKGLPHDSNVTRDWHDDMCDLVNNCNCRKRCNINKTDGLNSLTVLTEEESSDIKKFCQLIQWSIVECWKTIKIEPYIKTLLAKVQPSIETEREEHSEGNEDTIDYDFFDVSMASLQINESQILETSLQSLGAALSELDVSIESVEDDLFEIKLQSFEEETPDNSTEIEDRTGIEEDITDLTRALLNAELPFDPESFILEADKRDIEDLHSVFHDESVNSDGDNSENNSEKIYPTLIEALNFKAYDAPSLLCRHPPPYTGRDDDESKLREILDDILIKSDQQQTYKDGQNRILFAPDHKIGKNLISLMKKCSKYQIFLPEFPILHLRKSRICNIFSGYKNAGLVHLLKYMRDDNTDEWSKLLSERCIDDATTVIWRLSLSLHLSFFLQFIMQLPSQKLKEIIKDMDDKNYNLLSFWDNQLCDFIEHGTNRNATFTLHKEMMNHCDEVLAIAFSERLGGCKGYSLLLAAVKSSLPFVFLNGASSYAAYTTHLLHEHYTAGMYHQKLKMALYSTPHRTGTVNFGLDSQREMDQRDVVKGFRS